In the Vibrio gigantis genome, one interval contains:
- a CDS encoding FUSC family protein has translation MTFSPAILRKIWYSPSVNLGLRATSAIVLFLGLGVLFNQTALAMTALMTMPAALISGLDSAGPKRWTRFAITATAWGLTQAVSYLLLISGLPLWVTFGLLGALLASAAVNGPFWGRLGMSSLLIAIVTLSLHNSNTALSLYPMLILGPLTFALFSWLWFALWKHYALRVCLAAIYEALADYIQYRQEFLLGGENEALKRRIKYQLIELFQQALQSESFRSKHDDANKLREALFLAIDTFEVVISSHTSNPDLLNQFQSNKHKRDLLLVWSQHCQQRLKHKAKQLLHNTNEDIQHLSSLEQEADDLIEAVKLEDQPRFRYWAFAVKHISRRIELNEPAYERSFEVQPFELSFRLPKRDNPIWRHVTRVGLMFSLGAGIAEYYELIRPDWVLISMLMVIQPSFLATRSKTWKRCLGTAAGVLFATSIIHIGVSANAMFALIVILLPIAMLNIMRHYSLAIGCITALLILVYQTMAHQGLDFAAPRLIDNVIGGAIVLLGYGLLWPQWRGKEIHNQALKALSSSKSLFVYCYEQLQVDAEQHDHIELTKQRAAMLTAESDLELIYNEMQQEPKHTRADPHYYEDMLSHYRLLSHYLCLLIPLIRKGTQYQGSQQVETLIHDAMDALINTIRDNRVHELPTLTDKTDVNHPTSTTGQKSVEEIIWLALMTIKQMHDLARRNLENEKARKLEI, from the coding sequence ATGACGTTCTCCCCTGCCATTCTACGTAAAATCTGGTACTCCCCTTCGGTCAATCTTGGGCTTCGTGCCACCAGCGCCATAGTGTTGTTTCTTGGTTTAGGCGTGTTGTTCAATCAAACGGCTCTCGCGATGACTGCGCTAATGACAATGCCAGCCGCTCTAATTAGTGGCCTTGATTCTGCGGGCCCAAAACGTTGGACACGTTTTGCTATTACGGCTACCGCTTGGGGGTTAACTCAAGCTGTCAGTTATCTGCTACTTATTAGCGGGCTGCCTTTATGGGTAACCTTTGGTCTATTGGGTGCCCTACTGGCCAGCGCTGCAGTCAATGGCCCATTCTGGGGGAGACTAGGCATGTCTAGCCTCTTGATTGCTATTGTCACTTTATCACTTCATAACTCCAACACAGCGCTCAGCTTGTACCCTATGCTGATACTTGGGCCTCTTACTTTCGCACTGTTTAGTTGGCTATGGTTTGCCCTGTGGAAGCACTATGCGTTACGTGTGTGCTTAGCAGCAATTTACGAGGCATTGGCAGACTACATTCAATATCGCCAAGAGTTCTTGTTAGGTGGAGAAAATGAAGCGTTAAAAAGACGCATCAAGTATCAACTAATCGAGTTGTTCCAACAGGCTCTTCAGTCTGAGTCATTCCGCTCTAAACATGACGATGCAAATAAGCTTCGAGAAGCACTATTCCTCGCTATCGATACGTTTGAAGTAGTAATAAGCAGCCATACAAGCAATCCAGATCTGTTAAACCAATTTCAATCCAATAAGCACAAGCGTGACTTACTGTTAGTTTGGAGCCAACATTGCCAGCAAAGATTAAAACATAAAGCCAAGCAACTTCTGCACAACACCAATGAAGACATACAACATTTAAGTTCGTTGGAACAAGAAGCCGATGATTTGATTGAAGCGGTGAAGCTGGAAGATCAACCTCGCTTCCGTTATTGGGCATTCGCCGTAAAACACATCTCACGTCGTATCGAGCTGAATGAACCCGCGTATGAGCGTTCTTTTGAAGTACAACCGTTCGAATTGTCTTTTCGCCTACCAAAACGAGACAACCCTATTTGGCGCCACGTTACCCGTGTCGGTTTAATGTTTTCCCTTGGCGCAGGCATCGCAGAATACTATGAATTAATTCGCCCTGACTGGGTGCTTATCTCAATGTTGATGGTGATACAACCTAGCTTTTTAGCCACACGCAGTAAGACTTGGAAACGCTGCTTAGGCACTGCCGCCGGTGTGTTATTCGCGACTTCTATCATTCATATCGGTGTGTCTGCGAACGCGATGTTTGCTCTGATAGTCATACTCTTACCCATCGCCATGCTTAATATTATGCGCCACTACTCACTGGCCATTGGTTGTATTACCGCACTATTGATTTTGGTCTACCAAACCATGGCACATCAAGGGCTCGATTTTGCCGCGCCACGTTTGATCGATAACGTCATTGGCGGCGCGATAGTCCTACTGGGCTATGGTTTGCTATGGCCTCAATGGCGAGGTAAAGAGATCCACAATCAAGCGTTAAAAGCCTTGAGCAGTTCAAAAAGCTTGTTCGTGTATTGCTATGAACAACTTCAAGTCGATGCAGAACAACATGACCATATTGAACTCACCAAGCAACGTGCCGCCATGCTAACCGCAGAAAGCGACCTTGAGCTGATTTACAATGAGATGCAGCAAGAGCCAAAACACACTCGCGCCGACCCTCACTACTACGAAGATATGTTGAGCCACTACCGCTTGCTAAGCCATTACCTCTGCTTGCTCATTCCGCTTATAAGAAAAGGCACGCAATACCAAGGTTCACAACAAGTGGAGACGCTAATACATGATGCTATGGATGCGTTGATCAACACCATCCGTGATAACCGGGTTCATGAGCTGCCGACACTGACTGACAAAACCGATGTGAACCACCCAACTTCAACAACTGGTCAGAAATCAGTAGAAGAGATCATCTGGTTGGCGCTGATGACAATAAAGCAAATGCATGATTTAGCTCGGCGTAATCTTGAAAATGAAAAAGCTAGAAAGTTAGAGATCTAG
- a CDS encoding LysE family translocator codes for MTFEVWCVFILSALGLACIPGPNSLLALSHGAQFGYKKTMWTIYGGICGFFLLITIAMFGLGTILEAEPKLMIVLQWLGALYLGYLGLTLFSAPSVSVEDTTEKVTLLPRELFKQGYFAALSNPKVLLFFTAFLAQFINPDKAFLPQFVVITLSFLCIEFAVEFAVARVADKVKVLLLTNGRMFNRCCGTLFLLLGIMALVKSLPQ; via the coding sequence ATGACGTTTGAAGTGTGGTGCGTGTTTATTTTGTCTGCTTTGGGTCTAGCATGTATCCCTGGTCCCAACTCTTTATTGGCACTCAGCCATGGTGCTCAATTTGGTTATAAGAAAACAATGTGGACGATCTATGGCGGGATTTGTGGTTTCTTCTTATTGATCACGATTGCCATGTTTGGGCTTGGAACAATATTAGAGGCTGAGCCGAAGCTGATGATTGTTCTGCAATGGCTGGGCGCTTTGTATCTCGGATACCTCGGTCTGACGTTGTTTTCTGCTCCCTCTGTTAGCGTTGAAGATACAACTGAAAAGGTCACATTGTTACCACGCGAGTTATTCAAACAAGGGTACTTTGCCGCGCTGTCTAACCCGAAAGTCTTACTATTTTTTACCGCGTTCTTGGCTCAATTTATTAACCCTGATAAAGCCTTTCTACCTCAGTTTGTTGTCATCACCTTGAGCTTTCTTTGTATTGAGTTTGCTGTCGAGTTCGCGGTGGCTAGAGTTGCAGATAAGGTCAAAGTGTTGTTATTAACGAATGGTCGTATGTTTAATCGATGCTGCGGCACTCTTTTCTTACTGCTAGGCATAATGGCATTAGTGAAAAGTCTCCCTCAATAA
- a CDS encoding GlxA family transcriptional regulator: protein MSQPKGVRFLLIPLNNFNIFPFGAFLDKLRFSADDADLSQQRYCSWQIMSHTQGLVTSSSNIPIMVDLTPDTIELKDVDYVVLFGSRSAHESQQQADLYRTFFRKVVSAGINIISIDNACFTLAELGLLNQHQVVVHWRHHHEFKATYPKVVVRDEQLYHFDKKLISCTGGSATIDLLVAILQNHVGQIKAEKGLADMLVDESRSNHHRLKSSQHGNYQNRHVDRATSLMQEHLALDTTVDQIGTFIGLSRRQLDRLFQQQFDVSVHQYWQELRLQHVHWRLVHSNHSLIQLADEIGVKDTSYLCKIFRKRFGMTPTQCRRNSMRL, encoded by the coding sequence ATGAGCCAACCCAAAGGCGTCCGGTTTTTATTAATACCGTTGAATAATTTCAACATATTCCCCTTCGGCGCGTTTCTAGACAAACTGCGCTTTTCGGCAGATGACGCAGATCTCAGCCAGCAACGCTATTGCTCTTGGCAGATAATGTCCCACACTCAAGGGTTGGTCACTTCTAGCAGTAACATCCCCATTATGGTGGACCTTACCCCTGATACTATCGAATTGAAGGACGTTGATTACGTTGTCTTATTTGGCAGTCGAAGTGCTCATGAGTCACAACAACAGGCCGATCTTTATCGAACTTTTTTTAGAAAGGTGGTATCGGCTGGTATCAACATTATTAGCATCGATAACGCTTGTTTTACACTTGCAGAGCTAGGGTTGTTAAACCAACATCAGGTCGTGGTTCACTGGAGGCATCATCATGAATTTAAAGCGACTTATCCCAAAGTGGTTGTGCGTGATGAGCAGCTTTATCACTTCGACAAAAAACTCATCAGTTGCACGGGGGGTAGCGCGACTATCGATCTTCTCGTCGCTATTTTGCAAAACCATGTCGGTCAAATCAAAGCTGAAAAAGGGTTAGCCGATATGCTTGTTGATGAGAGCCGCAGTAATCACCACCGTTTAAAATCCTCACAGCATGGCAATTACCAAAATCGACACGTCGACCGCGCAACCTCATTAATGCAGGAACATTTAGCACTAGATACCACGGTAGATCAGATAGGAACGTTTATTGGCCTCAGCCGCCGACAACTAGACCGCCTTTTTCAACAACAGTTTGATGTATCTGTTCATCAATATTGGCAAGAATTACGCCTACAGCACGTGCATTGGCGATTGGTCCATTCTAATCATAGCTTGATACAACTTGCGGATGAGATCGGTGTAAAGGACACCAGCTATCTATGCAAAATTTTTCGCAAAAGATTCGGGATGACTCCGACCCAATGCCGTCGTAATTCTATGAGGCTTTAG